Proteins found in one Solitalea lacus genomic segment:
- a CDS encoding helicase HerA-like domain-containing protein: MDKNEKFREVINAGYTFSGDSIILGTSILDGEVLEKNQVKAPLKTFNRHGLIAGATGTGKTKTLQVLCEKLSDKGVSVLAMDIKGDLSGISQAGEANPKALERAQKIGIEWNGQGCSTELMSISDEKGVRLRASISEFGPVLLSRILDLNDTQSGVLSLVFKYCDDKKLPLLDIKDLRKVLQYATAEGKDEIEASYGAVSPASVGAILRQLIALEEQGADKFFGEKSFDVEDLLRKDENGRGYVNIIRLVDLQSKPRLFSTFMLCLLAEIYQKFPERGDADMPELVIFIDEAHLIFDEASKALLDQITTMVKLIRSKGVGLFFVTQNPADVPNEVLGQLGMKVQHALRAFTAIDRKAIKLAAQNYPETEFYVTEEILTQMGIGEALVTVLNEKGIPTPLAHTLITPPQSRMDVLSPVEMDALVDKSDLAKEYNEEIDRESAFEILTQKITKVKEQQAEAEQAKQQAKEEKREANEPNVIEEAINSRAGQTIIREVTRGLLGVLGLSSTSRRKKSWF, encoded by the coding sequence ATGGATAAAAATGAAAAATTTCGTGAAGTAATTAATGCGGGATATACATTCTCAGGTGATAGCATCATTTTGGGAACATCAATTTTAGATGGAGAGGTACTTGAGAAAAATCAGGTTAAGGCTCCGCTGAAAACATTCAATCGTCATGGATTGATTGCCGGTGCCACTGGTACGGGGAAAACCAAAACCTTGCAGGTGCTTTGTGAAAAACTATCTGATAAAGGAGTGTCTGTATTGGCAATGGACATTAAAGGGGATTTAAGCGGAATAAGCCAGGCTGGTGAAGCAAACCCTAAAGCATTGGAAAGAGCCCAAAAGATTGGAATTGAATGGAACGGTCAGGGTTGCTCAACGGAGTTAATGTCGATTTCAGATGAAAAAGGTGTGCGACTGCGTGCTTCTATTTCAGAGTTTGGACCGGTATTGTTGTCTCGTATTTTAGACCTCAACGATACCCAATCGGGTGTTTTATCATTAGTGTTTAAGTATTGCGATGATAAAAAATTACCGCTATTAGATATAAAAGACCTGCGCAAAGTATTGCAATATGCTACGGCTGAAGGAAAGGATGAAATTGAGGCCTCTTACGGTGCAGTAAGTCCGGCTTCAGTTGGTGCTATTCTGAGGCAACTGATTGCATTAGAAGAGCAAGGCGCAGATAAGTTTTTTGGAGAAAAATCATTTGACGTTGAGGATTTATTGCGCAAAGATGAAAATGGTCGTGGTTATGTTAATATTATCCGATTGGTTGATTTACAAAGCAAGCCGCGTCTCTTTTCAACTTTTATGCTTTGTCTGTTGGCAGAAATCTATCAGAAATTTCCTGAACGTGGTGATGCCGATATGCCTGAGTTGGTAATCTTTATTGATGAAGCCCACCTGATTTTTGATGAGGCAAGTAAAGCTCTGCTTGATCAGATTACAACCATGGTAAAACTGATCCGATCAAAAGGAGTGGGATTGTTTTTTGTGACTCAAAATCCGGCAGATGTGCCGAATGAGGTGTTAGGACAGTTGGGGATGAAAGTTCAACATGCATTACGGGCCTTCACCGCTATCGATCGTAAGGCAATTAAACTAGCAGCTCAAAACTATCCTGAAACCGAGTTTTATGTAACTGAAGAGATTTTAACCCAAATGGGTATTGGTGAGGCCTTGGTAACTGTTCTTAATGAAAAGGGTATTCCTACCCCTCTAGCGCACACACTAATTACTCCGCCTCAATCACGTATGGATGTGCTATCGCCTGTTGAAATGGATGCATTAGTTGATAAGTCTGACTTAGCTAAAGAATATAATGAGGAAATTGATCGGGAGAGCGCTTTTGAAATACTTACACAAAAAATTACAAAAGTAAAAGAGCAGCAGGCTGAAGCCGAACAGGCCAAGCAACAAGCCAAGGAAGAAAAAAGGGAGGCCAATGAACCTAATGTGATTGAGGAGGCTATTAATAGCCGTGCCGGCCAAACCATTATTCGTGAGGTTACTCGCGGACTATTAGGAGTTTTGGGCTTATCTTCTACTTCAAGAAGAAAGAAAAGTTGGTTTTAA
- a CDS encoding acyltransferase family protein has protein sequence MQTVIKEKKQRLLSLDFFRGATVAAMILVNNPGSWSNIYPPLEHAKWNGCTPTDLIFPFFLFIVGISIAYALSGKKDNPEAHAEALKSITIRSLKLFGLGLLLAFYPKFDFSSVRILGVLQRIGIVFFISAIVFLKAKPKTIAWTAGTLLVLYYVLMTFIPVPDIGYANMEPGTNLAAWTDRLILTTNHVWKQSKTWDPEGVLSTLPAVATGLLGTLCGIWMRKPIDNAIKISWLFVFAMLSIGAGLIWDLFFPINKSLWTSSFVLYTAGLGAAVFALSYWLIDVQGYKRFTTPCVAFGMNAITAFFLSGFMVKTFGLIKVSGADGQERSLLNYLYNTFIVPYFSPLNASLVHALIWVLVFSGLMMFMYKRKIIIKV, from the coding sequence ATGCAAACTGTTATTAAAGAAAAGAAACAGCGACTGCTCTCCTTAGACTTTTTTAGAGGCGCAACCGTAGCTGCCATGATTTTGGTGAATAATCCAGGTAGCTGGTCGAACATTTATCCACCGTTAGAGCATGCAAAATGGAACGGGTGTACTCCTACGGATCTTATTTTCCCCTTCTTTTTATTTATTGTGGGAATTTCTATTGCCTATGCTTTATCTGGTAAGAAGGACAACCCTGAGGCTCATGCAGAAGCGCTTAAAAGTATTACTATTAGAAGCTTAAAGCTATTCGGCTTAGGATTATTGCTTGCTTTCTATCCGAAGTTTGATTTCTCTAGTGTCCGAATTTTGGGTGTTCTTCAGCGGATTGGGATAGTTTTTTTTATTTCTGCCATCGTCTTTTTAAAAGCAAAGCCTAAAACCATAGCCTGGACAGCAGGAACCTTACTGGTGTTGTACTATGTATTGATGACATTTATACCGGTGCCAGACATTGGATATGCTAATATGGAGCCTGGAACAAATTTGGCTGCTTGGACAGATCGTCTGATTCTTACAACCAACCATGTTTGGAAACAATCTAAAACCTGGGATCCAGAAGGGGTTTTAAGTACTTTGCCTGCAGTAGCAACAGGCTTGTTGGGTACACTCTGTGGCATTTGGATGCGTAAACCGATTGATAATGCTATTAAAATATCATGGTTGTTTGTTTTTGCTATGTTGAGTATTGGTGCCGGCTTAATCTGGGATCTTTTCTTTCCAATTAATAAATCACTTTGGACCAGTTCTTTTGTACTTTATACTGCCGGGTTGGGGGCTGCTGTATTTGCTCTGTCTTACTGGCTGATAGATGTTCAGGGGTATAAGCGCTTTACAACGCCTTGCGTAGCGTTTGGGATGAATGCTATTACAGCCTTCTTTCTTTCAGGGTTCATGGTAAAAACGTTCGGGCTAATAAAAGTTAGCGGAGCGGATGGACAAGAAAGGAGCCTGCTTAACTATTTGTACAATACTTTTATTGTGCCTTATTTTTCCCCACTTAATGCTTCATTGGTTCATGCACTAATTTGGGTGTTAGTGTTTTCAGGTTTGATGATGTTTATGTACAAACGTAAAATTATTATCAAGGTGTAA
- a CDS encoding WD40/YVTN/BNR-like repeat-containing protein, translated as MNPIKLFTIALSTLTPFSCFSQKGDIQLFKTDSSTHIRALAVANDDVLYFGGSKGMWGYTVDGGKSWNMGKTDPEWQKTEFRSIALLPSGELLMANIASPGYILKSSNNGRHWQKVYTNNNEEQFFDAITFSNNQSGWALGDPQNGCVQLLKTTDAGNSWTATDCKLLPVLEKGEAFFASSNTSIDAKGNHVLIATGGPKARVLYSHDNGANWAITSTPIQQGEKMTGIFTLAMYDKNRAVIAGGNYDDKTKTNNTFAYTTNGGKTWQSHSVSASKDETTQLPFVSCIQFVPGGQGKKLLAACSPGIYFSEDMGKSWKKISNESFYTLRISPSGKTAWFAGPKGLIGKLELSKLSLK; from the coding sequence ATGAACCCAATTAAACTGTTTACCATCGCTCTCTCGACATTAACACCTTTTTCATGTTTTTCCCAAAAAGGTGATATTCAATTATTTAAAACCGATTCTTCAACTCACATCAGAGCCCTTGCAGTTGCAAACGACGATGTTTTATACTTTGGAGGGAGTAAAGGAATGTGGGGCTATACCGTAGATGGAGGGAAGAGCTGGAATATGGGAAAAACCGATCCTGAATGGCAAAAAACAGAATTCAGGAGTATTGCCTTATTACCATCCGGTGAATTATTAATGGCAAATATTGCTTCTCCTGGATATATTTTAAAATCATCAAATAATGGCAGACATTGGCAAAAAGTTTACACTAATAACAACGAAGAACAATTCTTTGATGCAATTACATTCAGCAATAATCAGAGTGGTTGGGCTTTAGGAGATCCGCAAAATGGATGCGTTCAGCTGTTAAAAACTACAGACGCAGGCAACTCATGGACAGCAACAGACTGCAAGTTATTACCCGTTTTAGAAAAAGGGGAAGCGTTCTTTGCATCATCAAACACCTCTATTGATGCTAAAGGCAACCATGTTCTAATTGCCACTGGAGGTCCCAAAGCAAGAGTTTTGTATTCGCATGACAATGGCGCTAACTGGGCAATTACAAGCACCCCAATTCAACAAGGTGAAAAAATGACCGGCATTTTTACTTTAGCAATGTACGACAAAAACAGAGCTGTTATTGCAGGCGGTAATTATGATGATAAAACCAAAACCAACAACACCTTTGCTTACACAACTAATGGCGGCAAAACTTGGCAATCTCACTCTGTAAGCGCTTCAAAAGATGAGACAACCCAATTGCCATTTGTTTCGTGTATCCAGTTTGTGCCGGGAGGGCAAGGCAAAAAACTTTTGGCAGCTTGTTCCCCGGGTATTTATTTTTCAGAAGACATGGGAAAAAGCTGGAAAAAAATAAGCAACGAAAGTTTTTATACACTAAGAATTTCACCATCAGGTAAAACCGCATGGTTTGCCGGCCCTAAAGGCTTAATCGGCAAACTGGAATTAAGTAAATTATCCCTTAAATAG
- a CDS encoding carboxypeptidase-like regulatory domain-containing protein, whose product MKNYLTLLLSFLLCINCAYSQVIIQGYTYNLNNNKPISYTSIELFDKSRGTLTNDAGFFELRLDSLPALIKVSCLGFESKMVPVPDTGLLVIGLTPTIILLKEVKVRYKDDVTELIAKARDKALRTRKNQLTGRAFYRQFNRNDSICTEILESFYDVCTNNNGVKVWDLKQARYGIKDVDTGNRVYIYNQSIITRLFRIYSDASLSLEISEPIANVKRARIIYELVNRFNDPSTGQTIAEISYRSTKSKYDSTYGHMFIDEDTFEILKVQGTFIDKTNKLIQPSGWEREYVETIDKTRLDYEVRFKQLGADLLSLDYIKTRVSLFTIYKERRINLVAESLFFVFEIDPTMEVRNMHPETHDYESIRKTPYDPVFWFNNPIIKRNPLEQRLITEFEQENIIGNLLN is encoded by the coding sequence ATGAAAAATTATCTAACGCTCTTACTTTCATTTCTTCTCTGCATAAATTGTGCTTACAGTCAGGTTATTATTCAGGGCTATACCTATAATTTGAATAATAATAAGCCAATATCTTATACAAGCATTGAACTATTCGATAAATCCAGGGGGACCTTAACAAATGATGCCGGTTTTTTTGAGCTTCGGTTAGATAGTTTGCCGGCATTAATAAAAGTGTCATGTTTAGGGTTTGAGAGTAAGATGGTACCGGTTCCTGATACGGGCTTATTGGTAATTGGGCTAACTCCAACAATTATATTGCTTAAAGAGGTTAAGGTTCGATATAAGGATGATGTGACTGAATTAATTGCCAAAGCAAGAGACAAAGCCCTTAGGACTAGAAAAAATCAGTTAACAGGCAGAGCGTTTTATAGACAGTTTAATCGCAACGATTCAATTTGCACCGAAATACTGGAGTCTTTTTATGATGTTTGTACAAACAATAACGGTGTTAAAGTTTGGGACTTAAAACAGGCCCGTTATGGTATTAAGGATGTAGACACCGGCAATAGAGTTTATATTTATAATCAATCAATAATTACCCGGCTGTTTAGAATTTACTCCGATGCATCCTTAAGCTTAGAAATTTCAGAGCCTATAGCCAATGTTAAAAGGGCGCGTATTATTTATGAGTTAGTAAATCGGTTTAATGACCCTTCAACCGGACAAACCATAGCAGAAATAAGTTATAGAAGTACTAAGAGCAAGTATGATAGTACCTATGGGCATATGTTTATTGATGAAGATACATTTGAGATATTAAAAGTGCAGGGAACGTTTATCGATAAAACTAATAAACTTATACAGCCTTCGGGGTGGGAGCGGGAATACGTTGAGACTATTGATAAAACACGCCTGGATTATGAAGTCAGATTTAAACAGTTGGGAGCAGACCTGCTCTCGCTGGATTATATCAAAACAAGGGTTTCGTTGTTTACTATCTATAAAGAGCGCAGAATCAATTTAGTTGCTGAAAGTCTATTCTTTGTTTTTGAAATTGATCCAACTATGGAGGTTAGAAACATGCATCCGGAAACGCATGATTATGAGTCTATTAGGAAAACTCCATATGATCCGGTGTTTTGGTTTAATAACCCAATTATCAAGCGCAACCCTTTAGAGCAACGCCTGATAACCGAATTTGAGCAGGAGAATATTATTGGAAACCTACTTAATTGA
- a CDS encoding DUF3820 family protein: protein MNAELLKDLVTMKMPYGKYKGVVLCNLPEPYLVWYHSKGFPSGKLGMLLHTIYEIKLNGLEHLLKPLMK, encoded by the coding sequence GTGAACGCTGAACTGTTGAAAGATCTTGTAACAATGAAAATGCCTTATGGTAAATATAAAGGGGTTGTTTTATGCAATCTGCCCGAACCTTACCTTGTTTGGTATCATAGCAAGGGGTTTCCTTCGGGAAAGTTGGGCATGCTTTTACATACGATCTATGAAATTAAACTTAACGGCCTGGAGCATCTCCTAAAGCCGTTAATGAAGTAG
- a CDS encoding efflux RND transporter periplasmic adaptor subunit, whose protein sequence is MDKKMSRAIHFLLLTIAAGVILQGCKSPAKQDQYQMQPQELPIITVKAVPASTYTEYTTSLQGRVNVEVRAQVEGYLQKVFVDEGQYVKTGQPLFKIDDRVYREQVNTAIAAVHAAEASLSNAQVEIDKLTPLVQNKVIAEVQLKIAKSNYQTAKANVEQAKAQLASSRVNIGYTLIIAPVSGFIGRLNQRVGSLVGKSDELPLTMLSDVHEVYGYFSVGEAEFMRFKEQYPGKTLEEKLKNLSGVTLILADGSEYPQKGKVQMGDGQFDKATGSISLRATFANNDGILRSGNTGKIRITVNNPKALVIPQESTLEMQDKIFVYTLADSNKIQATPIAVGGKSGTTYVVKEGLKQGDKVVFAGIGNLQDGMKIIPKPMNSDSVIKSQLQK, encoded by the coding sequence ATGGATAAGAAAATGTCAAGGGCAATTCATTTCTTATTACTTACGATAGCGGCAGGGGTAATTCTTCAAGGTTGCAAATCGCCAGCAAAGCAAGACCAGTACCAAATGCAGCCTCAGGAGTTGCCCATAATAACGGTCAAAGCAGTTCCAGCTAGCACCTACACAGAATATACCACCTCATTACAAGGTAGAGTTAATGTTGAAGTTAGGGCGCAGGTTGAGGGTTATTTGCAAAAGGTTTTTGTTGACGAAGGCCAATACGTTAAAACAGGTCAGCCTTTGTTCAAAATCGATGATCGTGTTTATAGAGAACAAGTAAATACTGCCATTGCCGCAGTTCATGCCGCTGAAGCTAGTCTTTCAAATGCACAGGTAGAAATTGATAAACTTACTCCATTGGTTCAGAACAAGGTAATTGCCGAAGTTCAGTTAAAAATTGCAAAATCAAATTATCAAACAGCTAAAGCCAATGTTGAACAAGCAAAAGCACAACTGGCTTCTTCTAGGGTAAACATTGGGTATACCCTAATTATAGCCCCTGTAAGCGGCTTCATTGGCAGATTAAATCAGCGTGTGGGAAGTTTGGTGGGTAAATCTGATGAGTTGCCATTGACTATGCTTTCGGATGTGCATGAAGTCTATGGTTACTTCTCAGTGGGTGAAGCAGAATTTATGCGCTTTAAAGAGCAATACCCAGGGAAAACACTTGAAGAAAAGCTCAAAAACTTGTCGGGAGTGACACTCATCTTGGCTGATGGTAGTGAATATCCGCAAAAAGGTAAAGTTCAAATGGGTGATGGCCAGTTCGATAAAGCAACCGGATCGATTAGCTTAAGAGCAACTTTTGCTAATAACGACGGTATCTTACGCTCAGGTAATACCGGTAAAATCAGAATTACAGTAAATAATCCAAAAGCATTGGTTATCCCTCAGGAGTCAACTTTGGAAATGCAGGACAAAATATTTGTGTATACTCTTGCAGATAGCAATAAAATACAAGCAACTCCGATTGCTGTAGGAGGTAAGAGCGGAACAACCTACGTAGTTAAAGAAGGACTGAAGCAAGGGGATAAAGTTGTATTTGCCGGTATTGGCAACTTACAGGATGGAATGAAAATCATTCCAAAGCCAATGAATTCTGATAGTGTAATCAAATCGCAGCTGCAAAAATAA
- a CDS encoding glycoside hydrolase family 10 protein, which produces MTNTPSRIVITLIFLLYLLPVKAQNNLPPKRELRGVWIATVANIDWPSSKQLSATEQQDEFKYILDQHKRTGINAIFGQVRPAADAFYAKSREPWSFWLTGQQGRAPFPLYDPLEFMIEESHKRGMEFHAWFNPYRATHTSGKGIVAPSHITKKKPEWFFNYAGQLLFNPGIPEVREYIVSVIMDVVRNYDIDGIHFDDYFYPYPEPGQYIPDWNTFKKYSNGFTTIEDWRRNNVNLLIKMVNDSIKATKPYVKFGISPFGIWKNSYQDEEGSDTRGGASYYNQFADSRKWIEEGWVDYMLPQIYFNTGHPKADFETLTDWWANNAFGRHIYIGMGAYRIGSDPAWRKPNHMPEQIKYTRSFEDVYGQVYFSSKSLTRNIQGFTDTLRNNYYRYAALLPTMHWIDSIPPNAPQNIIAEQTNPGVVKISWEEPLPASDGDKARGYVIYRVSQTETFDINDPRKIIGIVYNQTQFVDTEPKTKQTYTYVVSSIDRMQNESTDYCVITIPVN; this is translated from the coding sequence ATGACGAACACCCCAAGCCGAATAGTTATCACTTTAATCTTCTTATTGTATTTGTTGCCGGTAAAAGCACAAAACAATCTTCCTCCCAAAAGGGAGCTTAGAGGCGTTTGGATTGCAACCGTAGCCAATATTGACTGGCCAAGCAGTAAACAGTTAAGTGCAACAGAGCAGCAAGATGAGTTCAAATACATACTCGACCAGCATAAACGTACCGGCATTAATGCCATCTTCGGACAAGTCCGCCCTGCGGCAGACGCATTTTATGCAAAAAGCCGAGAGCCTTGGTCGTTTTGGCTAACGGGACAACAGGGGCGCGCTCCTTTTCCGCTTTATGACCCTTTAGAGTTCATGATTGAAGAATCACATAAAAGGGGAATGGAGTTTCATGCTTGGTTTAATCCTTACCGAGCTACACATACTAGTGGCAAAGGCATAGTTGCTCCATCTCACATCACCAAAAAGAAACCCGAATGGTTTTTTAATTACGCTGGTCAGCTATTATTTAACCCTGGCATACCTGAAGTACGTGAATATATCGTATCAGTAATTATGGATGTTGTACGAAATTATGATATAGATGGAATTCACTTCGATGATTATTTCTACCCGTATCCTGAACCGGGACAATACATCCCTGACTGGAATACTTTTAAAAAATATTCTAATGGCTTTACTACTATCGAAGATTGGCGCAGGAATAATGTTAATTTACTTATAAAAATGGTTAACGACAGTATTAAGGCTACCAAACCTTATGTAAAGTTCGGCATTAGTCCTTTTGGCATTTGGAAAAACAGCTATCAGGATGAAGAAGGATCTGATACACGTGGAGGGGCTTCCTACTACAACCAATTTGCAGATTCGCGCAAATGGATAGAAGAGGGATGGGTTGACTACATGTTGCCTCAAATTTATTTTAACACTGGGCACCCAAAAGCAGACTTTGAAACCTTAACCGATTGGTGGGCCAACAATGCCTTTGGTCGTCATATTTATATAGGCATGGGAGCCTACCGTATAGGAAGCGACCCAGCCTGGAGAAAACCTAATCATATGCCTGAACAAATAAAGTATACTCGCTCATTTGAAGATGTTTATGGACAGGTTTATTTTAGCTCTAAATCGCTTACAAGAAACATTCAAGGTTTTACTGATACGCTAAGAAACAATTATTACCGATATGCCGCTCTGCTGCCTACCATGCATTGGATAGACAGTATTCCACCAAACGCTCCACAAAATATCATTGCCGAGCAAACCAACCCTGGAGTAGTTAAAATAAGTTGGGAAGAGCCCTTACCCGCATCAGACGGTGATAAGGCCAGAGGCTATGTGATTTACCGAGTGTCTCAAACTGAGACATTTGACATTAATGATCCAAGAAAAATTATTGGGATAGTTTATAATCAAACTCAATTTGTAGACACTGAACCCAAAACTAAGCAAACATACACCTACGTAGTATCAAGTATTGATCGGATGCAGAATGAAAGCACGGATTATTGCGTAATAACAATTCCGGTCAATTAA